ggaggcgaccgaagccaatcagacaacgtcggactcaggaaaaaggtcggacaggtccacagcgggggccTCATCAATGGAGTCAATGCGAAGATGACAACTCGGGGGCCgtgggagctcaaagtcgtcctcagggagcaacggaaaagcgtCAGCCGGCGGAGAGATAGCGGTcgtaatcaatttattaattagggaccggagacacggaatgcaacaacatccacacaaggtcaaaacagcagaaaaaacggcaagggagactaggaccgaggaaaccagggtgcggtacttgccgaacacattcagccagctgttccaaacctccgtgttcacaccactgtggtccttcatcttcccattcaaggtcctcaaaccttcaagggccagggacaggcttccgccggctgcagtgttatttgggataaaagtgcagcattgctcaccgaacatggcgcagacaccgccctccttagcgagtagcatgtcaagggccatccggttctggaaagccatgagggaagtcgcggccagctgggagtggaccgctctgaagcccgcctcggtccaatttccaagcctctgcacgttgtagtggatgtaattgatcctgtcaacatttttgttaagggtgcaccaccaacaaatggaggattcgaaaccagctgctatctggttcaccagcttatactcatccggcactcctctgggaactccaatggcatctatataggtcggatccgccgcgccttgccactcggcactccgcttagccctcgaccagggtcggggcacaaaagaatcaataaaaacgtCTAGCTCATGAGTAGATGCGGGCATTAATaaaacgggaagcaaaagggtcaccaaagcgcaagtaccagagctattaaaagggagactatcataaagtttgtcagtgtcgcaccaaaaccaaatatcactacgagcgatgggtgagaaaaaggcagcgccatagaacagggaagtgcacaaaggagctgacaaaacgcctaggcttgcgccggtaccgggcaacttgatgcacgtgaaattacctttagcaacatcagtggaaaaaaggggtttggactttgccaaggaggaaacgggatagaccttgtcccaactggagcaaggatgagcagacggaatggaaggggtagacatcacaaaaatcgcACACTCAGGAGCCACACTCGCGGGAATGATTCTCAAGAGGGGCCGTGGgcccatacacacaacgcaactggtgttagtcacattagcagcttgctcggccatgaggagccaattgttagtctggccactcatacctgtggaggccacaaagtgactgtCTACATCGGTGAGGGCCACGCTCGTAATCACTGCCCCAGATGTTTTGGAAAAGTCGCTCAACACGGGACTGTCAGCGCCCCGCATAGTTTTGTTAACGCAAAGGACAATAGGAAACTGAGGATCcttcccagaggaccaagcccacaactgaaaaccccaacaggaagtattgaGCAGGGTAGCGTGAGGGGGCCGAACCGTGTCATCAGGGAGTGTAACGGTCAAAAGAAGGCTTGAGCCTTGGTTCTTCAAAGTGATACGTTTAGcaaaaaaacacagcttcttCACTGGAGCCAGGAGGCCAGTAACCTGGTACCTGCGAGGTGATGAAGGCGCTCCAGTCCGAAATGTCTGGATTGAcagtcaaataccaccaatacccaggccatttgtcacccgtagtgAGCCAGCCTTGTCGGGTACctttcaaactcttcaaggGCACGGTGATAGTGGAAGCCGTGTTTGGGGCCACGGTGAACGCCAATGAATGTAGGTACGCGTTGGCTATGCGCCATGGCACGCAGGAAATACCGTCGTGAACGAGAGCAGGCGTGCAGTGTTTAAAGGTGGGCCTAATGGACGAGACCTCACGCCTATGTCTACGCGAGGCAACATCATCCCACGGACAATATCGGGAATCAACGGAACTACCGCGTCTGAGCCTAGGATCGTTATCCGTCGAACAAAGtatgtaaaactcataatcagAAATAGTAAAAACATCAGGTGAATCAGAAACAGCGGAAACTACAGGTAAATCAGGAACAGTGGAAACTCCAGGTGAACTGTCTGGAGTCGTGTGTTTTATAAAAACAGGGCCGATGCGCATATAGCACACTGTCCCAACTACAGTGaaaccaaaaatgacaaaaatccaaatgaatgcttcccaaggtttgcaaccatcccgcaccttcgcaagacattgttccaacggcattttaacacctagttttagatctcctcagagtcaactccctgagcttcgggttggtggctTGGAATGCTTCTgctggctttcgtgtcaaccctggatcttggcaccagaatcaggcactattaccagacttgcacaccttccgtacttaggttgggtctgcggagatcacctttttacagtgtgacaaatgaatccacgtgttacgttcggctatttttaaagcgttaggtgttgtgagaagcactaaaaagggaccttcccacttgggcgagtgccaattcttcttcttgatgctcctgatcaagacccagtctcccggaaccactttggggtcctcctgcggagagatgggttGGTCAGTAATGTTACTGGTCTGATTTTTAGcatgttccaacatttttctcatgtagtcggccaaagtggcctcttccggcacgtcccaaacatttttaaactgaggaagcctgtatggtcttccaaagatggtttcatagggagtcaacccagtcgtacttgtaacattcatgtacattttcactaaatctagacactgagtccatggtcgtttagtttcctccatgcatttttttagtcTATTTTTTATAGTACCATTAAAACGCTCAATCAAGCCAGCTGACTGTGGATGGtaggaacaatggttctttatatttatgtggaacaatctcccaatgttttgcaccacttgattgacaaaatgttgaccattgtcactataaattttttctggaatgccatatcttggaataatgtctttgcacaatgcttttgctactgttagtgcgtccgcatgtctagtgggaaaaacttctacccatttagaaaacgcatcgatgatgaccaaacaatattcttttccctcgctcttatttaattggatgtaatccatatgtattgtgtgaaatggatacaatggagtcggaaattttcctctccgaggtcgcaagttaccttgtggattgtgtttagcacaaatcaaacatgctctgcaaaattgttgcgaaaaaccagcaaacccgtatgctgtgtaaatggactcaatctgtttcaccatcccccctgtcgagacatgggtgaccccatgactcgaaatagcagcccacttatacaagttccgaggcaagacaggcttgcccagaggtcacacaaaaaggccattgtcatttttaatggcgccccgtttctcccaagagaggcgctcctgggaggggctttgagattgcatgtcaagcagcacgtcaggAGAAACGTGAGACACGGAATCGCTATCAGTATAagaagagaggacatggagcacgccttcagcggcagccttggcagacctgTCCGCGAAGGCGTTACccaaagaaacaggatcagacctagtagtatgagcagcacatttgcagaccgccaccttggagggcagttggacagcgtccaaaagttggggaagcaatgtcgaatgggtgacgggcttgcctgtagatgttaccatgccacggttgctccattgttgagcaaagacgtgcactgtggcaaaagcatactgactgtcagtccaaatggtgacaggcttgttcgcgaaaagaatgcaagcttccgtgagagcaatgagttcagcggcctgtgccgacatatgggaaggcagtttcacagctttcaaaacctcgtcagctgtaacgacagcgtaaccagagagggtcacgccaagagcatttttcttcgaagatccatcaacaaaaaccacgtgACCGTCAGACAAGGGTGTGTCCTCCAGATCGGGCCGAGCCTTGGCTACTTGTTGGGccgcatcgacacaatcatggaaatcaccgtcatccggaagaggaatgagagtagcaggattgagtgttgtgcacctctcaacggtcagatgcggttgggaaagcaaagtagccatgcacgacaagtgacgtgcaggcgacaaaaaggtcatgtttgtttgtagcaaaagagctgacactgcatgcggaactttcagcgttaaaggatgaaacaacacaacgctggcg
The window above is part of the Syngnathus typhle isolate RoL2023-S1 ecotype Sweden linkage group LG7, RoL_Styp_1.0, whole genome shotgun sequence genome. Proteins encoded here:
- the LOC133156427 gene encoding uncharacterized protein LOC133156427 isoform X2, coding for MLARGTPLPDCPKGTAKAQLSIRRYQVTGLLAPVKKLCFFAKRITLKNQGSSLLLTVTLPDDTVRPPHATLLNTSCWGFQLWAWSSGKDPQFPIVLCVNKTMRGADSPVLSDFSKTSGAVITSVALTDVDSHFVASTGMSGQTNNWLLMAEQAANVTNTSCVVCMGPRPLLRIIPASVAPECAIFVMSTPSIPSAHPCSSWDKVYPVSSLAKSKPLFSTDVAKGNFTCIKLPGTGASLGVLSAPLCTSLFYGAAFFSPIARSDIWFWCDTDKLYDSLPFNSSGTCALVTLLLPVLLMPASTHELDVFIDSFVPRPWSRAKRSAEWQGAADPTYIDAIGVPRGVPDEYKLVNQIAAGFESSICWWCTLNKNVDRINYIHYNVQRLGNWTEAGFRAVHSQLAATSLMAFQNRMALDMLLAKEGGVCAMFGRL
- the LOC133156427 gene encoding uncharacterized protein LOC133156427 isoform X1, with translation MLARGTPLPDCPKGTAKAQLSIRRYQVTGLLAPVKKLCFFAKRITLKNQGSSLLLTVTLPDDTVRPPHATLLNTSCWGFQLWAWSSGKDPQFPIVLCVNKTMRGADSPVLSDFSKTSGAVITSVALTDVDSHFVASTGMSGQTNNWLLMAEQAANVTNTSCVVCMGPRPLLRIIPASVAPECAIFVMSTPSIPSAHPCSSWDKVYPVSSLAKSKPLFSTDVAKGNFTCIKLPGTGASLGVLSAPLCTSLFYGAAFFSPIARSDIWFWCDTDKLYDSLPFNSSGTCALVTLLLPVLLMPASTHELDVFIDSFVPRPWSRAKRSAEWQGAADPTYIDAIGVPRGVPDEYKLVNQIAAGFESSICWWCTLNKNVDRINYIHYNVQRLGNWTEAGFRAVHSQLAATSLMAFQNRMALDMLLAKEGGVCAMFGEQCCTFIPNNTAAGGSLSLALEGLRTLNGKMKDHSGVNTEVWNSWLNVFGKYRTLVSSVLVSLAVFSAVLTLCGCCCIPCLRSLINKLITTAISPPADAFPLLPEDDFELPRPPSCHLRIDSIDEAPAVDLSDLFPESDVV